The proteins below are encoded in one region of Hordeum vulgare subsp. vulgare chromosome 3H, MorexV3_pseudomolecules_assembly, whole genome shotgun sequence:
- the LOC123441195 gene encoding dof zinc finger protein DOF5.1-like: MVFLPAFLDSSNFWNTDHNQLIQMQQIGTNTHSTTTPSQDGPGAGGCSNNNQEGFMAMAGAGGSGDVGCGGAEDGDCGGSGNRKSTSSMSERARLARLPQPVPGLNCPRCDSTNTKFCYFNNYSLTQPRHFCRSCRRYWTRGGALRNVPMGGAYRRHAKRRAKPKMVSDTSGDAIVGTSSVTSVISRGTTYATSTSTVPIAFEYTMSGSVPWHNSQLTDNFDPASLVLGFPDRLLFADSRAYTMDDCAQHQHHHAHGNGMEQWAAAQVDNFPFMHDMDHQMSGLPAEAMPITMATMQGMFHLGLDSLGNGGHQFQHSSTRRNHKKQDYPSNRVMYEDVVNGNGCGYI; encoded by the exons ATGGTATTCCTTCCTGCCTTCTTGGATTCATCAAACTTCTGGAACACCGACCACAACCAGCTAATTCAG ATGCAACAAATCGGCACTAACACTCATAGTACCACCACTCCTTCACAGGATGGTCCTGGTGCTGGAGGATGCAGCAACAACAATCAAGAAGGCTTCATGGCCATGGCCGGGGCTGGAGGGAGTGGCGATGTAGGTTGTGGCGGTGCTGAGGACGGTGATTGCGGTGGCAGCGGGAATAGAAAGTCGACATCATCCATGTCGGAGCGAGCACGGCTGGCGCGGTTACCGCAGCCCGTGCCGGGGCTCAACTGCCCACGATGCGACTCCACCAACACCAAATTTTGCTACTTCAATAACTACTCCCTTACCCAACCCCGCCATTTCTGTCGCTCCTGCCGCCGCTACTGGACACGTGGCGGCGCACTCCGCAACGTGCCCATGGGAGGGGCGTATCGTCGCcatgccaagcgcagggccaagcCCAAGATGGTGTCAGACACCTCCGGAGATGCTATCGTAGGTACATCGTCTGTGACATCAGTCATTTCCAGAGGAACCACTTATGCCACCAGCACCAGCACTGTGCCGATCGCATTCGAGTACACCATGTCCGGTAGCGTGCCATGGCATAACAGCCAGTTAACCGACAACTTCGACCCGGCGAGCCTTGTTCTCGGCTTTCCCGACAGGTTGCTCTTTGCCGATAGTCGTGCTTACACGATGGATGACTGCGCGCAGCACCAGCACCACCATGCCCATGGGAACGGGATGGAGCAGTGGGCAGCGGCACAAGTGGACAACTTCCCATTCATGCACGACATGGATCATCAGATGTCTGGACTCCCCGCTGAGGCAATGCCCATCACAATGGCTACGATGCAGGGCATGTTCCACCTAGGGTTAGATAGCCTCGGCAATGGAGGCCACCAGTTTCAACACTCGTCGACAAGGAGAAACCACAAGAAACAGGATTACCCGAGCAACAGGGTCATGTATGAGGACGTGGTCAATGGCAATGGCTGCGGCTACATTTAA